The genomic segment ATACAACCGTTCATAGAACTGATCTGTAAAACTGGAGAACAGCTGTTCTGACGGGGCGAGTTCCCGGTCCCGCGGCCGGATGACTCCGACCGTTCGGGATATTCTTGGCGCTTCAATCGCAGCGGTTGTAATCTCAGGAGACAGATTATAGGCTACCGAGTTCTGCGGCATTAACGCAATACCGAAATTAGCAGCAACGAGTCCCTTAATCGTATCCATATCTTCTCCTTCAAAGACAATGTTCGGCTTAAATCCTGCCTGCGCGCAGGCCTCGCGGAACAATTCCTGAAGGGACAGCCGGCTCCGGAACGTAATAAACCGTTCGTCTTTCAGCTGGGATAAGGATACCGGGCCGCGCCCTGCAAAAAGGTGATGCTTCGGCAGCAAAAGTACCAGTCGTTCGCTGTAAAGAATTTTGCTTGAAACACTGTCAATATCTTTCGGGACGGGGGAGGCAAAGGCGAGATCAATCCGCCCCTGTTCAATCATCCGGATCAGGTAGGGAACCGTCCCCTGATGCAACTGAAAACTAATGCCCGGATGGGCTTTTCTAAAGTTTTGCAGGATGACAGGCAGCGTATGAACGGAAAGGCTTGTCGAGATCCCGAGAGGAATCGTGCCTGTTTCCGGATTAAGATGCTCCCTGATTTTTTGTCTGGCTTTATTCAGTTCTATTAATCCCCGCTCTGCATGTTCCAGAAAGATTTTCCCGGCCGGTGTCAACTGGATATTTCGGCCTTTTCGTGTGAACAGGGCGATACCAAGTTCTTCTTCGAGTACCGCAATCTGCCTGCTGACTGCTGACTGGGCAACGTGCAGGGATTCGGCGGCTTTAGTCATATGTTCACGTTTTGCTGCTTCGATAAAATATTCAATTTGCCGCAATTCCATGTATCCCGACTCCATTCATATCAATATGAGATTGATATATTCTTAATTATATATTGTAAAGATTGATATATAAAGTGTAAAATATAATCAACATACTTTTCGGAATAAAATGATAAGAGACAGAAAAGCATTTTCTGAAAAGTGGAACAGATAGATGCAGATATACGAGTGATGATGGCATACAGAAGGAAGGATGAGGTTAATGCTGCCAACAAGTCAAACAGGAGAAAAGGTTACGGAAGGCCTGTACCGTCCTGAATTTGAACATGATTCATGTGGTATTGGTCTGTATGCGGATATAAAAGGACGGGCGACAAATGATGTGGTCAGGACAGCACTTAAAATGCTCACTCGTCTTGATCACCGGGCGGGTAAAGCTGCTGATGGAAAAACAGGTGACGGGGCTGGCATTCTTGTACAGATTCCGGATCGTTTTTTTCAGGAAGTGTGCACGTTTTCTCTTCCTGAAGCCGGGCATTATGGCGTCGGCATGTTTTTCCTTCCTCAGGACCGTTCAAGCCGGCTTGTGGCCATAGGAAAGATCAAGGCATGTATTTCCGCACGCAACATGCGACTTTATGGAGAACGCGATGTTCCGGTATCTGAAAATGAAATCACGCCGCTTGCCCGCAGTAAAGCGCCGTTTATGATGCAGATGTTTATCGGGACGGCATCTCACGATTCAGGGCAGGCTCTGGACATCAAATTGTATCTGTTAAGAAAAGCGATCGAAGAGAAGCTGAAAGGTGAAATCTATGTCGCAAGTCTTTCCAGCCAGACACTGGTCTATAAAGGTATGCTTCGTGCAAAAGAAGTGGCCGCTTATTATACGGATTTACAGGATGAGCGTTTTATTTCGTCACTCGCTTTAGTGCATTCCCGCTACAGTACAAATACGTTCCCAAGCTGGGAGAGGGCACACCCGAACCGTATGATTGTTCATAATGGCGAAATCAATACCATCCGCGGGAATATAAGCTGGTTTAATGCCATGGCTAAACGGCTGTCGGGCGGAAGACTGCCTCAGATTATTGATCCGGAAGGCAGTGACTCAGCCATTTTTGATAATGTGCTGGAATTTCTGACGTTCCACGGATTCTCGCTGCCGCATGCCATTATGATGATGGTGCCGGAACCGTGGGAAGGGGATTCTGAACTTCCGGATTATCTGCGTCAGTTCTACGAATTTCACAGCCGGCTGATGGAACCGTGGGATGGTCCCATGGCGCTCGGCTTTTGTAACGGTAAACAGATTGGTGCTGTTCTGGACCGTAACGGTCTGCGCCCTGCCCGCTACTATATTACAAATGATGACAAGGTTGTGTTCTCCTCCGAGGTGGGTGTGGCTGATCTGGATCCGGCAAACATTCGTGAAAGATGTCACCTGAAGCCTGGACAGCTGCTGCTCATTGACACGGAGAAAGGAAGAATTATTCCGAGCGACGAGCTCAAAAAAGAGATCAGCCTTTCTGAAAATTATCAGGAATTATTGAAAAAGACGGTTATTGAATTAAAAGGAGGAGCAGCAGAACCGGAGAAACTCCCCGTAGCGTGCGACTTTATCAGCAGAAAGTGCAGGGGTATACGTATGAAGATGTAACCAAAGCGATACAGCCGATGGCAGAACAGGGAAAGGAACCCACCGGTTCGATGGGAAACGACACCCCGCTTGCTGTTCTTTCCAATAAACCGCAGCTCTTATTTGATTATTTTAAGCAATGGTTCTCCCAGGTGACGAATCCGCCAATTGATGCGATCCGGGAGGCATGGGTCATGTCGAAGATCACCTGGCTTGGCCCTCATGTCGGACTTCTTGACCCGACGCATCACCTGACCAGACAAATTCGGCTGGAGCATCCGATACTGGATCGCCGCACGTTCCGCGCTGTAACCCGTCAGGGGCTCAAGTCGGCGACGATTGACACACTCTTTACGGCAGATAAGGGGGAGAAGGGCCTTTCCGATGCGCTGGATCAGGTGATTTTACGGGCTGATCAGCTGATCCATGAAGGGGTTTCCCTGTTGATTCTCTCTGACCGAAAAATTGATGAACATCACCTGCCGATCCCTTCGCTGCTGGCAGTCAGTGCCCTGCATCATCATTTGATTGATAAGGGGACCCGGCCGGAGGTCAGTCTGATTGTTGATTCCGGAGAGCCGCGCGACAGCCACCAGGTGGCTTTACTGCTGGGTTACGGAGCAGACGCCATTCATCCGTATCTGGCCATTGAAACGGTCTGTGCGCTGAGAACGGCCGGACATCTGACTATGGATGAGGAAACGGCCGAAAAGAATTATATAGCCGCACTTGTCGGCGGCCTTGTGAAAATCATGTCCAAGGTAGGTATTTCATCTATACAGAGTTACAGGGGTGCTCAGACATTTGAAGCGCTCGGCCTTTCAGATAAACTGATTCAAAAATATTTTAAAGGTACCGTTTCCCAGATCGGCGGTATCGGACTCGACGAGATCGCTGAGGAAACGATTTTACGGCACAGAAAAGCCACTGATGAACTCAGGGAAGGAAGACTCAGATCACTCGATGCCGGCAGTACGCTGCAATGGCGCAGGGGCGGTGAGCAGCATAAAATTGAACCGCTCATTATTCATATGCTTCAGCAGGCGACAAGACGAAATGATTATAAATTATATAAAGATTATGCGGAAATGGTTGACAATGCCCCATTCTCAACGATTCGCAGCCTGCTGACTTTCGAAAGAGACAGAGAACCGATTCCTGTCGATGAGGTCGAACCCGTTGAAAACCTGTTCAGACGATTTAAAACAGGGGCTATGTCCTATGGATCAATCAGCAAAGAAGCACATGAAGCCATGGCCATAGCCATGAACCGGATTGGCGGAAAGAGCAACAGCGGTGAAGGCGGCGAAAATCCCGAACGATTCACCCCTGACGCAAAGGGTAACTGGCGCAGGAGTGCCATTAAACAGGTGGCCTCGGCACGTTTTGGCGTAACAAGCTACTATCTTTCGGAAGCATCAGAACTCCAGATCAAGATGGCACAGGGTGCAAAACCGGGCGAGGGCGGTCAGCTCCCTGCCGGTAAAGTGTACCCCTGGATTGCACATACAAGAAGAGCAACGCCCGGTGTGGCCCTGATTTCACCCCCGCCTCACCATGACATTTATTCTATTGAGGATCTGGCGCAGCTGATTTATGATCTGAAATCCAGTAATCCAAAAGCGAGAATAAGTGTGAAACTGGTCGCCAAAGGCGGGGTCGGAACAATCGCTGCCGGTGTTGCGAAAGGAAAAGCCGACGTGATTCTGATCAGCGGCCATGACGGCGGGACAGGTGCCGCGTCCAAAACATCGATTAAGCATGCCGGACTTCCGTGGGAAATCGGCCTGGCCGAAGCCCATCAGACATTGATGAAGAACGGGCTTCGCGACCGTGTCAGACTGGAAACGGATGGAAAACTGATGACAGGCCGCGATGTATTGATTGCTGCCTGCCTGGGTGCTGAAGAGTTCGGCTTTGCGACAGCTCCGCTTATTGTGCTCGGGTGTCTGATGATGCGCCATTGTCATCTGGACACCTGTCCTGTCGGCATTGCGACTCAGAATCCTGAACTGCGCAAAAATTTTTCCGGCAGTCCGGATTACATTGTCAACTTTATGACTTTCATCGCTCAGGATCTCCGCGAACAGCTTGCTGATCTGGGTTATCGCTCACTGGATGAGGTGATCGGTCAGGCGCACCTGCTGCGGATTAAAAAAGAAGTGCATAATCACTGGAAAGCAAAGCATCTTGATCTTTCGGATCTTCTCTATCAGGCCGAAAGCGATGTCTCCAAACGGCATTTTGCGCGGGCTCAGGATCATCATATGGAACGTCGTTTCGATGAACGTCATCTGATATCTACATGCCTGTCGACGATTGAAAATAAACATCCGATTCATCTGTCCTATAAGATCAGAAATGCAGATCGGACGGTGGGCACTACCCTGGGGTATGTGATTTCCAAGTCTACAGCCGGTCGCGGTTTACCCGAGGATACCATCAATCTTCAGTTTGCCGGAAGTGCCGGCCAGAGCTTTGCCTCGTTTATTCCCAAAGGGGTCACGATGTCACTTATCGGCGACGCCAACGATTATGTAGGAAAAGGTCTCTCCGGTGGTAAAGTGATCATCAGGTCTGAAGAAGTGGCCGGTGTGAATACCGACGCTCAGGCGATGATGGGGAACGTTGCCTTTTTTGGTGCCACGGATGGAGAAGCCTATATCCGTGGTACTGCCGGCGGCCGGTTCTGTGTCCGCAACAGTGGGGCACAGGCGGTGGTCGAAGGAGTCGGTGAGAACGGATGCGAATATATGACAGGCGGAAACGTGATCATTCTCGGTGCAATAGGACGGAATTTTGCTGCCGGAATGTCCGGCGGAGTGGCTTATATCCTTTCTGAACAGCCCGAAGATCAGCTGGTTCATCATATTAATCAGGCGCTCGTCAATATCGAACGAGTGACGGAGAAAGATGAGCAGATGAAGGTATACGAACTGATGAAAAATCATCTCGCTTATACCGGCAGCCCGAAAGCAAAGGCTGCGCTTGATCACTGGAGTGAGACACTTGAGCGGCTGGTCAAAGTCATCCCGCGCGATTATGAAACCATGCTGGCACAGATTAGTCGATTGGAGTCGGAAGGCCTGTCTCAGAAGCAGGCTCAGGAACAGGCTTTTTATTTAAAGAAGAGTGGAAAGCTGACGGCCGGCTATGTCAAATACCAGCCGGTATAATAAGTGATTATCGGGAAAATCCGGAAAGGATGAAGAGTGACTATGGGACAACTGATGGGTTTCCTGAATATAGAGAAGAAGAATCAGAAAGAACGTTTACCGCTTGAGCGGGTTCATGACTGGAATGAATACCGGTTGACCATGTCAGAAGGAGATGTCAGAAATCAGGCTGCCCGCTGTATGGATTGTGGGACACCCTACTGTCAGTTGGGTACTGTTCTGAACAGAGGAACAAGCGGCTGTCCGATTCACAACTTGATTCCGGAGTGGAACGATCTTGTCTATCATGGACTCTGGAAAGAAGCTTACGAACGTCTGACGAAAACAAATAATTTTCCGGAATTTACGGCAAGAGCCTGCCCGGCACCGTGTGAAGGCTCATGTACGGCAGGTTTTGTCAGTGAGCCGGTTTCCATTAAATCTATTGAACGGGCCATTATCGACCGGGCATTTGAAGAAGGATGGGTTACGCCGCATCCGCCCAGACGCAGAACAAATAAGAAAATAGCTGTCATCGGATCGGGCCCGGCGGGACTTGCCTGTGCCGATCAGCTCAACAAGATCGGCCACAGGGTCACGGTATTTGAACGTTCAGACCGCCCGGGCGGTCTCCTGATGTACGGTATTCCCAGCATGAAAATTGAAAAGGATATTGTCGATCGACGGATCAGTCTGCTTAAGAAGGAAGGGATAACGTTCCGGACAGGTGTGGATGTCGGCAGGGACATCACGCCGTCAGAACTTCGGGACGATTATGACGCCGTTGTGCTTTGCACGGGTGCGGGAAAGCACCGGGATGTGTCGATTGAAGGACGGAATCTCGATGGCATTAATCCGGCGATGGTTTATCTGACAGCAAGTAATCGCCATTTACTCTATGGTGAACCGCTAAAAGCGGATTTAAATGCAAAAGGAAAACGCGTCATCGTGATCGGCGGCGGTGATACAGGGGAAGACTGTGTCGCAACAGCTTTGCGTCAGGGATGCACCAGTGTCGTGCAGTTCGGAAAGCATGGCAGACTCCCGGACGAGCGGCAGAAAGATAATCCCTGGCCGGAACATCCGAATGTCTTCTCACTGGATTATGCTTACGAAGAAGCTGACCAGCTGCTCGGCAGGGATCCGCGTGCATACTATATAAAGACAAACAAGTTTATTGGTGATGAGCAGAATCATGTCAAACAGCTGGTTACCGGATTATTTAAGTCAGATCAGTCAGATGAGACAGAGCGGATCTGGGATGCCGACATCGTGTTGATCGCGATCGGCTTCATTGGTGCGGAAGACCGGCTGATCGATGATTTTCAGGTTGATAAAGATCCGTCGGGTCGTGTGGTCCAGGCAGATGCAGAAAGTTATATGACCAGCCGGGAAGGCGTATTTGCAGCAGGTGATGTGCGCCGGGGTGCTTCCCTTATTGTATGGGCAATCGAAGAGGGGCGCCGGGTTGCTGCGGCTGTCGATCTTTATCTGGACAAAAAATATGCACTGATGAAATGAATGAGACAGGAAAATAAAGATCATGTATGATTATCCTGAACATCTGCAAAATGTTCGGGGTTTTTCTTTGTCTTTAGTGTCTTATCCAGGTGACAGGAGTAAACCTGAGACCGGAGTATCCTGTGTTTTTTTGTAAAGATCGGTCAGGACGGTTAAGTTCTTTGTTCTTTTACTTTATAATAAAGACAGAAATATGCCGTTTCATGAAGAAAACCCTGCCGGCCGGCCGCCTCTGGCACCGGCTGAGGCAGGGTTCGCTGACACGATCATCCAAAGAATTTTTACGGATAAGAAAAGACAGGGCTTGTGAAAATGGGGTGAAGACGACGGGAAGACACAGACTCTTTGCGTCCATAACAGTAGGATTACAGGTGATCGACCTGAAAATTGCCGATATGACGAGTCTTAAGGTACTCGAAGATGTCAGTGCCGATGTCACAATCGGTGCCGATATCTATAATCACGACATGATTGCTTTCCGTACGGTGGATCAGGCCTGCCGGGCGCTTGCCGGGTTTGTCCGGATTATGAAAGATTATGGCGTGGATGAATACAGAGCAGTTGCCGCAAGTTCTGTTCAGGAGGCAGCAAATGCCGCCTATGTCAAAGAACAGATCCGGATTAAGACAGGACTTAATCTTGAATGGCTGTCAAATGCGGAAGAACGCTATCTGCATAATCAGGCGGTTTCATATAAAACAGAAGGATTCAGTAAACTGATTGAGGAAGGGACCATGCTGATTGACATCGGCTCCGGGAGTATGCAATTGACCGTCTATAATAACGGGCAATTTATTTTTTCCAGAAACATCAAACTGGGACCGCTCCGTATCCGCGAAATGCTTGGCAATCTTGAAGGGCAGACGGGTAATTATGTAGATATCATGGAAGATTATATTATGAGCAAGATTAACGGGTATCAGCAGTTTGCACCGAAGAATGTCCGTTACGAACATTTTGTTCTTGTCGGAACGGATCTCCTCGCATTTAAAAGAGCATTTTTGAAAACAAGCAGCGATAAAATCAACAGAGAACGTTTTAATGAACTCTATCGCCATATTTTGAATATGCCGGTTCAGGTTCTTGCCCGGCAATACCGGGTACCTTATGACTCTGCCAATCAGCTTCTTCCTTCTGCCATGATACTGAAAATCATGCTGGAGATGACCGGCGCAAAGAGTATTCTGCTTTCTGAAGCAGATCTGGCAGACGGGCTCCTGATCCATAATGAACTGGAACATAACAAAAGGAGATTTAATCATTCTTTCACAGAGGATATTATCGGGTCAGCACGCAATATTGCGGCAAGATATAATTGTGATGCGCAGCATATTGCTACGGTCGAGAAGTTTGCGCTGCATTTATTTGATCGTCTGAAGCCGCTTCACGGGCTGGATAAAAGGTGCCGTCTTTTGCTGCAGCTGGCAGCGATTCTCCAGGATGCCGGAAGCTTCATCGATATGAATGCGCATTATATTCATTCTTACTACATCATCCAATCATCGGAAATCATTGGCGTATCAGACAGAGAACGGGATATTATTGCCTGTATTGCACGTTATCACAGTGTAGAAACTCCGGTGAAAGGGTCTGCAGCATTCAGTATACTTGATCCGGACAGCAGACTGATTGTAGCCAAGCTTGCCGCTATTCTGCGTCTTGCGGATGCCCTTGATGACAGCCGCCAGCAGAAGGTCCGACGTATCACGGTTTCTCTTAAACACGACCAGGTGGTTATTACTGCGGCAGCCGAAGATGACTTATCCCTTGAACATTTGACATTTGGGGAAAAATCTGGATATTTTGAAGAAGTTTACGGATTGAAACCGATATTAAAAGGATGAGGGGATTCAATCATGGATCAATACGGGAAAACAGAATATTTTACAAATCGTGAATTAAGCTGGCTGCAATTTAATGAGCGTGTACTGGAAGAGTCGCGTGATAAAGATAACCCGTTGTTTGAACGCGTCAAATTTCTTTCGATCACGGCCAGTAATCTGGATGAATTTTTCATGGTTCGCGTGGCCTCACTCAGTGACATGGTTAACGTCGGTTATGAAAAGGCGGATCCCGCCGGTCTGAAACCGGACAGGCAGCTTTCACTGATCAGTGAAGCGGCACACAAAATGATTGGACAGCAGTACACCACTTATAACCGCATCCTGAAAAAACTGCTGAGTGAGCAGAACATCCGGATCTATGAGCTTGC from the Sporolactobacillus sp. Y61 genome contains:
- a CDS encoding LysR family transcriptional regulator, whose amino-acid sequence is MELRQIEYFIEAAKREHMTKAAESLHVAQSAVSRQIAVLEEELGIALFTRKGRNIQLTPAGKIFLEHAERGLIELNKARQKIREHLNPETGTIPLGISTSLSVHTLPVILQNFRKAHPGISFQLHQGTVPYLIRMIEQGRIDLAFASPVPKDIDSVSSKILYSERLVLLLPKHHLFAGRGPVSLSQLKDERFITFRSRLSLQELFREACAQAGFKPNIVFEGEDMDTIKGLVAANFGIALMPQNSVAYNLSPEITTAAIEAPRISRTVGVIRPRDRELAPSEQLFSSFTDQFYERLYRFGQ
- the gltB gene encoding glutamate synthase large subunit, with amino-acid sequence MRLYQQKVQGYTYEDVTKAIQPMAEQGKEPTGSMGNDTPLAVLSNKPQLLFDYFKQWFSQVTNPPIDAIREAWVMSKITWLGPHVGLLDPTHHLTRQIRLEHPILDRRTFRAVTRQGLKSATIDTLFTADKGEKGLSDALDQVILRADQLIHEGVSLLILSDRKIDEHHLPIPSLLAVSALHHHLIDKGTRPEVSLIVDSGEPRDSHQVALLLGYGADAIHPYLAIETVCALRTAGHLTMDEETAEKNYIAALVGGLVKIMSKVGISSIQSYRGAQTFEALGLSDKLIQKYFKGTVSQIGGIGLDEIAEETILRHRKATDELREGRLRSLDAGSTLQWRRGGEQHKIEPLIIHMLQQATRRNDYKLYKDYAEMVDNAPFSTIRSLLTFERDREPIPVDEVEPVENLFRRFKTGAMSYGSISKEAHEAMAIAMNRIGGKSNSGEGGENPERFTPDAKGNWRRSAIKQVASARFGVTSYYLSEASELQIKMAQGAKPGEGGQLPAGKVYPWIAHTRRATPGVALISPPPHHDIYSIEDLAQLIYDLKSSNPKARISVKLVAKGGVGTIAAGVAKGKADVILISGHDGGTGAASKTSIKHAGLPWEIGLAEAHQTLMKNGLRDRVRLETDGKLMTGRDVLIAACLGAEEFGFATAPLIVLGCLMMRHCHLDTCPVGIATQNPELRKNFSGSPDYIVNFMTFIAQDLREQLADLGYRSLDEVIGQAHLLRIKKEVHNHWKAKHLDLSDLLYQAESDVSKRHFARAQDHHMERRFDERHLISTCLSTIENKHPIHLSYKIRNADRTVGTTLGYVISKSTAGRGLPEDTINLQFAGSAGQSFASFIPKGVTMSLIGDANDYVGKGLSGGKVIIRSEEVAGVNTDAQAMMGNVAFFGATDGEAYIRGTAGGRFCVRNSGAQAVVEGVGENGCEYMTGGNVIILGAIGRNFAAGMSGGVAYILSEQPEDQLVHHINQALVNIERVTEKDEQMKVYELMKNHLAYTGSPKAKAALDHWSETLERLVKVIPRDYETMLAQISRLESEGLSQKQAQEQAFYLKKSGKLTAGYVKYQPV
- a CDS encoding glutamate synthase subunit beta: MGQLMGFLNIEKKNQKERLPLERVHDWNEYRLTMSEGDVRNQAARCMDCGTPYCQLGTVLNRGTSGCPIHNLIPEWNDLVYHGLWKEAYERLTKTNNFPEFTARACPAPCEGSCTAGFVSEPVSIKSIERAIIDRAFEEGWVTPHPPRRRTNKKIAVIGSGPAGLACADQLNKIGHRVTVFERSDRPGGLLMYGIPSMKIEKDIVDRRISLLKKEGITFRTGVDVGRDITPSELRDDYDAVVLCTGAGKHRDVSIEGRNLDGINPAMVYLTASNRHLLYGEPLKADLNAKGKRVIVIGGGDTGEDCVATALRQGCTSVVQFGKHGRLPDERQKDNPWPEHPNVFSLDYAYEEADQLLGRDPRAYYIKTNKFIGDEQNHVKQLVTGLFKSDQSDETERIWDADIVLIAIGFIGAEDRLIDDFQVDKDPSGRVVQADAESYMTSREGVFAAGDVRRGASLIVWAIEEGRRVAAAVDLYLDKKYALMK
- a CDS encoding exopolyphosphatase → MKKTLPAGRLWHRLRQGSLTRSSKEFLRIRKDRACENGVKTTGRHRLFASITVGLQVIDLKIADMTSLKVLEDVSADVTIGADIYNHDMIAFRTVDQACRALAGFVRIMKDYGVDEYRAVAASSVQEAANAAYVKEQIRIKTGLNLEWLSNAEERYLHNQAVSYKTEGFSKLIEEGTMLIDIGSGSMQLTVYNNGQFIFSRNIKLGPLRIREMLGNLEGQTGNYVDIMEDYIMSKINGYQQFAPKNVRYEHFVLVGTDLLAFKRAFLKTSSDKINRERFNELYRHILNMPVQVLARQYRVPYDSANQLLPSAMILKIMLEMTGAKSILLSEADLADGLLIHNELEHNKRRFNHSFTEDIIGSARNIAARYNCDAQHIATVEKFALHLFDRLKPLHGLDKRCRLLLQLAAILQDAGSFIDMNAHYIHSYYIIQSSEIIGVSDRERDIIACIARYHSVETPVKGSAAFSILDPDSRLIVAKLAAILRLADALDDSRQQKVRRITVSLKHDQVVITAAAEDDLSLEHLTFGEKSGYFEEVYGLKPILKG